One window from the genome of Amphiprion ocellaris isolate individual 3 ecotype Okinawa chromosome 23, ASM2253959v1, whole genome shotgun sequence encodes:
- the LOC129348178 gene encoding plexin-A4-like, producing MCLTPPVREGWDILFFPDANRCARKEKCERSSEPRRFASDIKQCVRLSVHPNNISVSQFSVTLVLEAHNVPELSAGVNCTFEDLAEMNGLVEGNRIKCSSPAEKEMPRIIVDKGDHQIVQLYLKSKETGLAFANTSFVFYNCSVHKSCLSCVSSPYQCHWCKYRHDCTHDPRTCSFQEGRVKKPETASSILNHTHSLT from the exons ATGTGCCTAACGCCACCTGTCAGGGAGGGGTGGGACATTCTCTTTTTCCCAGATGCCAACAG GTGCGCCAGGAAGGAGAAATGTGAGCGCTCATCAGAGCCCCGGCGCTTTGCATCGGACATCAAGCAGTGTGTGCGTCTCAGTGTCCACCCCAACAACATATCAGTGTCCCAGTTTAGTGTCACG TTGGTGTTGGAAGCCCATAACGTCCCAGAACTTTCTGCAGGTGTCAACTGCACCTTTGAGGACTTGGCTGAGATGAATGGCTTGGTAGAAGGAAACCGGATCAAGTGCTCCTCCCCTGCTGAAAAGGAAATGCCACGCATTATAGTTGACAAAG GTGACCACCAGATTGTGCAGCTCTATCTCAAGTCCAAAGAGACAGGCCTGGCATTTGCAAATACCAGTTTTGTTTTCTACAACTGTAGTGTGCACAAATC GTGTCTTTCATGTGTGAGTAGTCCCTACCAATGCCACTGGTGTAAATACAGGCACGACTGTACCCATGACCCTCGCACATGTTCCTTCCAGGAGGGGCGAGTCAAGAAGCCTGAG acTGCATCCTCCATCCTGAACCATACACATAGTCTTACCTAA